One stretch of Oncorhynchus gorbuscha isolate QuinsamMale2020 ecotype Even-year linkage group LG21, OgorEven_v1.0, whole genome shotgun sequence DNA includes these proteins:
- the LOC124007839 gene encoding mucin-17-like — MTPESTGDTMETTTAMSSSVTEISTSTSTETSPSQPSTITIEPSTTNELTSAVTDGQISSTTIGLSSTQGTESTTAEPTDSTTAAGTTLEDHTTTLEMSTIPAEITTINTQGPSTSPTIEAITTTQSPTSTTPFLTTQTTLPFTTTPNIPSTTPTTTPSTTTLITSTTTPTTPPTALTTSTTPTTPSPVTPTTSTTHSTTPIPPAPSTTPSSTPNLTTTPTPNSPYTTPIPTTPSNTPTHSNTPTSTTPTNPSTASSPTSTTASASLTSTSLSTTGPPIIVTVDTIEVSTDVTVRLNKTFKEEYSHPSTQEYQDFTKNFTNDMTLLYNRTINNFIGIVIIGLRNGSVVVEHVVLLRIENGKNLSNEIAESEKQIKDILNAAKNCTTGQVGCIGVDIIGDVIVKNSTFDKESVCDTAKLDKDLRIYYHAAQIDGRLVCVSPCAPGHNRGKNCNTGTCSMSRDGPVCRCNQDYWYLDSDCFGPILKRDLFAALLTLAGLAIAAVGVMVVYVPWHRRQLHRVKDIHTGQVNQWLEEDFEWPNRPNIGGHLVGSSSTTVLTENEPNPPYGGRVGLQYDAEGDSLSSSSTRLSSPYHGTQAQVSRRPEIICHDYSSWGADRDAIQVIQTTATSSGQHFTLSDPGSQSELRISIPEIRTYSEI, encoded by the exons ATGACACCAGAATCAACCGGAGACACAATGGAAACAACGACAGCTATGTCCTCAAGTGTAACAGAAATTTCAACCAGTACCTCGACGGAAACAAGTCCCTCACAACCTTCTACGATTACCATTGAGCCTTCCACTACAAATGAACTAACTTCAGCAGTCACGGACGGGCAAATATCTTCCACTACTATTGGACTCTCATCTACCCAGGGAACTGAAAGTACAACTGCAGAGCCAACTGACTCCACAACTGCAGCGGGAACGACCCTTGAAGATCACACAACAACGTTAGAAATGTCAACAATTCCAGCTGAAATAACGACCATTAATACACAAGGACCATCAACTAGCCCAACGATAGAAGCAATAACCACAACACAGTCTCCCACATCTACCACACCCTTTCTAACTACTCAAACTACATTACCTTTCACAACCACACCCAACATACCATCAACTACCCCAACTACCACACCTTCTACAACCACCCTAATTACATCAACTACCACACCTACCACACCTCCAACTGCATTAACTACATCAACTACACCTACCACACCTTCTCCAGTTACCCCAACTACATCAACTACACATTCTACTACACCTATCCCACCTGCCCCTTCTACTACACCTTCTTCTACACCTAACCTAACTACAACACCTACCCCAAATAGCCCTTATACTACACCTATCCCAACTACCCCTTCTAATACACCTACCCATTCTAATACACCTACTTCAACTACCCCAACTAACCCTTCTACTGCATCCAGTCCAACTTCTACAACTGCATCTGCTTCATTGACGTCAACTTCACTCTCAACAACTGGACCTCCGATAATTGTGACTGTGG ACACTATTGAAGTATCAACAGATGTCACTGTTAGACTCAACAAAACATTTAAAGAAGAATACAGTCACCCGTCAACACAGGAATACCAAGATTTCACAAAAAATTTCACCAACGAT ATGACCTTACTGTACAACCGCACTATTAACAATTTTATCGGCATAGTAATAATAGGACTCAG GAATGGCAGTGTCGTGGTGGAGCATGTGGTTCTACTGCGCATAGAGAATGGGAAGAACCTAAGTAATGAGATTGCTGAGTCAGAAAAACAAATCAAGGACATTCTCAATGCGGCCAAAAACTGCACCACAG GCCAAGTAGGCTGTATTGGGGTGGACATAATTGGAGATGTCATAGTAAAAAATTCCACATTTGATAAAGAAT CGGTATGCGACACGGCCAAACTAGATAAGGACTTGAGGATATACTACCATGCAGCACAAATAGATGGGCGACtggtctgtgtctctccctgtgcCCCCGGACACAACAGGGGAAAGAACTGCAACACCGGCACCTGTAGTATGTCAAGGGACGGTCCGGTCTGCAG ATGTAACCAGGACTACTGGTACCTAGACTCCGATTGCTTCGGTCCTATCCTGAAGAGGGACCTCTTTGCCGCGCTACTGACCCTGGCAGGACTGGCGATAGCAGCCGTGGGGGTCATGGTGGTCTATGTGCCCTGGCATAGACGACAATTACATAG GGTGAAAGATATCCATACTGGACAAGTTAACCAGTGGCTGGAGGAAGACTTTGAATGGCCCAACAGGCCAAATATAGGTGGCCACTTGGTTGGTTCAAGTAGTACCACAGTCCTAACAG AGAATGAGCCTAACCCACCTTATGGGGGCCGAGTGGGCTTGCAGTACGACGCAGAGGGAGATTCCCTGTCATCCTCCAGTACAAGGCTGTCGTCTCCCTACCATGGAACACAGGCACAG GTGTCCAGGAGGCCTGAGATCATTTGCCATGACTACAGTTCCTGGGGTGCTGATAGGGACGCCATTCAAGTCATACAGACTACTGCCACCTCGTCAGGGCAGCATTTTACATTGAGTGACCCTGGCAGCCAATCAGAG CTTAGGATCAGCATACCGGAGATACGGACTTACTCTGAGATCTAG